Below is a genomic region from Vitis riparia cultivar Riparia Gloire de Montpellier isolate 1030 chromosome 5, EGFV_Vit.rip_1.0, whole genome shotgun sequence.
attttttttcctttccttagcattttccgggaaccaaacttAGCCTAAGTGTATATAAATCTTCCCTCTTTCTTCACAATTTGGTGTATGTCTAATAATCTGACATAAAAAGCACCTAGTGTACATAGTTATAGATTGGCAACAACTTCTATTTGCAGAAAATGATAATCATACAATAGCCACTACCAGCATTGCATCAAGGAATTAGAAACTTCAGTTTGAGGATCAGCAGTTACCTTTTTCTTACGTTCTTACTATTAGGTGGACTTGACAGCATTCTAACACCTACACTTATCAGTAACTGAAAGGAACAGATACTGAAACCACATTTTGAAATTGTGGTTTCTAAATTTGTGCTTTGTACTGAAACTGAATTTTGAAGGCCAACTTGACCCAAAAATCAATCAACTGACCAGAAGGATCTTTAACATAACCATGTACAATCAATGAACTGGCTAAGAACTGGACTTGTAAGAGAATGTAGAGAAATTTTCACAAGTAAAAATCTGTAGCTATACACAAACATATATACACTGATACACATCCTACAAAGAAAGATGCTCTTtggtttttcatatataatcaGAGTCATGTAATTAGGGAGTCAAAACTAACCATACCTCGCAATAGATAGATTAATCAACTCTAGTCAACATTGATAGACGTCTTCATTATGCAAACCTCTGATATTCACATTGAACTATAATCTGTATCATCATACAAGTATCAAGAGTTGAGGAAAAAGCCTGACTACCATCATCAGATAATCAATTCCAACGGTGTTTCACTGATGATAAGAATTTGAATATTGCATTTGCCACTCCATGCAGTCTTCAAAATCGAAACTGCTTGCACAGTCCAATAGTGCATTTTGTTGATGCTCATAACGACATATATAATTCAACCCCACAAGAAGCTCACATATAGCTGACTCTGTTTTTTGCCTGTCAGCGAAATACAAGGTCTGCAGCAGAAGAACATTCGTCCGTGTGACAATCTGCTGTTGCTCAAAATTCCGCTCACTCTGCCATCTGATCATATTGTGCGCCAGTGGGGCGAGCCATCTAAGTATCCCATCCAGCCTCTCCTTCCAATCATGGGCAAGGGGAGCATCATAGATTGCAAGATTTTTTACATAAGACTTTAGATTAGTCCTCAGTGCCATTCTCAAGCTTGTCGGTAGCATTTGGTATAAATCATCACGAGCTTCTTCACCAACTAAATGCGGGTACCGAAGCAGCTTCTGGATGACAATGATAACATTTGCATAATGCAATGCTAGAGCAGAGCCTCCAATGGTACAAGGAGGAGCCTTTACTGCTAACCTGCTTTTGGGGCTGAAACGGGAGCTATTCGTCAAACTACATCTGGATTGGCTTTGATCTCCACTGAATGGGATGCCAATTTGGGTCCGAGTGAAGCAACCCGAATTGTTTGGTTGCTCTCTCCTCACACCATTCACACTACTGCAACAATCAGAAActtggctgcctctgtcagtaTGATCAataacatcatcatcatccattTTTGAAGCTGAACTGCTCAAACTAAGGCATTCCATGAAAAGCCTCCCTGGGCTAGCTCCACATGGAAAACTAAAATCATCGGGTCTAACTGCCCCAAATTCACTCCGTTGTAATCCCATCTGAGGCCTAATCACTGTCCCCTTCTTCTCTACTGCGGCTCGCTCAATTGCCCCCGAATGATAACCATTACTCTTGCCCAGAATCCGTTTCGAAGGTTCAGAAACCACCTGAAAATTATCGATCTGTCCCAAAATCCGCCTGCATCCATCATTCAAAATCCCAGAACCTCCTCCAAACAGGCCAACACCTTCCCGCCTCAAACCAGAATCCCCAAAGACCACGCAGAGCCTTGCGTAAATGGTACACACCGTCCTCGCCAGCAGCTCCACAACCTTATCATAAGTCTGATTCCAGAGCGAAATCTCCTTGAGATGCCTAACGTCCTGCTTCTGCCACATCAATTTTTGCTCATAAGCACGACGACTCTCCTCGTGCTGATTCTGCTGAAACTTCTTGGTGGCTTGCTCCAACTCATTCAGAACCTCCATCTCACCATAAAGATTGGCCGTTGCGTTGACATACCTCTCCATCTTCCTCACCATTCCCTCCATATCCTTGACCAAAAACCCTAATTCTCTCACGTCAATCATTCCACTCACAATATCCCCATACACATGCTCAAACCCTTGCAAAGCCGGCTCGCAACACTTCTTCCCCATCCTAGACACCACAGCAGCGACGCGGTTCAGCTCCTCGAGCCTCTCCGCCAGTGCCAGCTCCAGAAGACAGGACTCGTCCTCGGACACCAATTTCTTGACGCCCTCGGAGCTCAAGATCTGAGTCTTGAGCTTGGAGATCTCATGATCAGTAAGAGATTTGTAAAGGTGAACCGTTTTAGACATAGTGTTGGCAACCTCAAAAGAGAGAATCCCAATAACCTCTCGGTTGTCGGAGCTTTTGGGGGTTTTCCTCTTGGAAGGTTCTAGAAGAAGAGCGTTCTTGAGATTGCTACTCACCTGGTTGCCCATCTTCACAATCCAAGGCTCCGCAACCATTTCGGCTGAAGAACACTTTAGGGATCTGAAACCGCAGAGTGCCTTGGATTCCAAACGGCGCTGCCAGTGGACCTCAACTCACTAAGATTGTCTGGGTAGCAGCACACAGCGCCTACGCCATAGTGCTTGGCCTACTGATGGTGTCTGGAGAAAGGTAGCGTGGGCGTGGAGGCGTGAAGGCTGAGATGGGTGGCCATGTGTTGCAGAGTTGTGGAGCCTGCAATCGAGTGATTTGGGAGATGAAGGAGATGCGACAgtataaggaaaaagaaaaaaaaaaaaaaaaaaaaggaggaaatcaatggaaaagtaagaggaggaggaggaggaggatgtGAAGGAGGAGCAGCTTCACTGTGAAGCTCTCTCGTTCTTTGTAGAGATTTTCGAAAGTCCGGCTCTTTTTGAACTTGCTTTCAAGTGTCTCAGATATGACGTCTTTACCACTCATTTCTCAGAGCTTTACCAAAATTATCCCTTGACTTTCCGCTTTTGGTTTCGGCgcttttttttacaatttttactttaaaatttgttttttaccGCCCCTCTATGCACTAAGGCTACGcattcttaatttaatttggaaaacCATGGGACAATATAGACATGTCATTATCAGGCCAAACCACTTTTGTAATTATTCTAATGATTTCAGATAAATAAGGGATATTCAAATAATCATCAATTTTAAAATCCTTAAATATATTTGACTAAGAAGGGGACATGGACATGCAATTCAACGATTCTTATATCAATGAcgtaccaaaatattttttattattatgacaTTTcgaattatttcatattttctgtaattcaaaatttagtcCAATATCATATAATTTAgtct
It encodes:
- the LOC117915392 gene encoding protein PSK SIMULATOR 3, whose protein sequence is MVAEPWIVKMGNQVSSNLKNALLLEPSKRKTPKSSDNREVIGILSFEVANTMSKTVHLYKSLTDHEISKLKTQILSSEGVKKLVSEDESCLLELALAERLEELNRVAAVVSRMGKKCCEPALQGFEHVYGDIVSGMIDVRELGFLVKDMEGMVRKMERYVNATANLYGEMEVLNELEQATKKFQQNQHEESRRAYEQKLMWQKQDVRHLKEISLWNQTYDKVVELLARTVCTIYARLCVVFGDSGLRREGVGLFGGGSGILNDGCRRILGQIDNFQVVSEPSKRILGKSNGYHSGAIERAAVEKKGTVIRPQMGLQRSEFGAVRPDDFSFPCGASPGRLFMECLSLSSSASKMDDDDVIDHTDRGSQVSDCCSSVNGVRREQPNNSGCFTRTQIGIPFSGDQSQSRCSLTNSSRFSPKSRLAVKAPPCTIGGSALALHYANVIIVIQKLLRYPHLVGEEARDDLYQMLPTSLRMALRTNLKSYVKNLAIYDAPLAHDWKERLDGILRWLAPLAHNMIRWQSERNFEQQQIVTRTNVLLLQTLYFADRQKTESAICELLVGLNYICRYEHQQNALLDCASSFDFEDCMEWQMQYSNSYHQ